In Nitrospirota bacterium, a single genomic region encodes these proteins:
- a CDS encoding phytoene/squalene synthase family protein — MRDILKDVSRSFYLTLIVLPSAVRNQMGLSYLFARAADTIADTDLIDRGQRLLFLKQFRAQFAEDHVNWEEVRTIQTALIPRQTDSAERTLLKRLEDCFRLYLEFAPGDRARIRRLMGTLPNGMEMDLTRFPGDSARDLTALQTMDDLDLYTYYVAGCVGEFWTRMMCAHFPSLAGWDEAGMSALGVRFGKGLQLTNIVKDLPRDLRRGRCYIPDTFLKEVGLAPQDLLKAESLPAFRPVLRKLIAIAREHLDQGWLYTMAIPRREVRLRLSCMWPILLAGETLRLVAPSDDLLNPAVTVKASRGTVYRVMALTTLTGGCGYTATAYWGWLRKQMGIP; from the coding sequence TTGCGCGACATTCTCAAAGATGTCTCCCGGTCGTTCTACCTGACCCTCATCGTTCTGCCCTCTGCGGTGCGAAATCAGATGGGGCTGTCCTACCTCTTCGCGCGCGCGGCCGACACGATTGCGGATACGGATCTGATCGACCGCGGACAACGTCTGTTGTTCCTCAAACAGTTCAGGGCCCAGTTCGCTGAAGACCACGTCAACTGGGAAGAAGTTCGGACAATCCAAACGGCCCTGATTCCCCGTCAAACCGATTCGGCCGAGCGCACCTTGCTCAAGCGGCTCGAAGACTGCTTCCGGCTGTATCTGGAGTTCGCGCCGGGAGATCGGGCCCGCATCCGGCGGTTAATGGGAACGCTGCCCAACGGCATGGAGATGGACCTGACACGATTCCCCGGCGATTCGGCGCGCGACCTGACTGCGCTGCAGACGATGGACGACTTGGACCTCTACACGTATTACGTGGCCGGCTGCGTCGGAGAATTTTGGACGCGGATGATGTGCGCGCATTTCCCGTCGTTGGCCGGTTGGGATGAGGCCGGCATGTCGGCCCTCGGCGTGCGATTCGGCAAGGGATTGCAGCTCACCAACATTGTCAAGGATCTCCCTCGGGATCTCCGGCGCGGGCGTTGCTACATCCCGGATACGTTCCTGAAGGAGGTAGGACTCGCGCCACAGGATCTGCTCAAGGCGGAGAGCCTGCCCGCCTTCAGGCCGGTTCTCCGCAAGCTGATCGCGATCGCGCGCGAGCATCTCGACCAAGGATGGCTCTACACGATGGCGATTCCCCGACGAGAAGTGCGCCTGCGCCTCTCCTGCATGTGGCCGATCCTCCTGGCAGGCGAAACGCTCCGATTGGTCGCTCCGTCCGACGACCTGTTGAATCCCGCCGTCACCGTCAAAGCCTCCCGCGGCACCGTCTACCGCGTCATGGCCTTGACCACCCTGACAGGAGGCTGCGGCTACACCGCCACCGCGTACTGGGGGTGGCTCAGGAAGCAAATGGGGATCCCGTAA
- a CDS encoding (2Fe-2S) ferredoxin domain-containing protein: MSTFKHHIFVCVNQRPKEDPRGCCANHGSERLQAFFKKEVERLGLKGTVRANKAGCLDHCEYGPSVVIYPEGVWYWVGSEADVTEIMERHIMKGEIVERLLMPDHEPPLKKG, from the coding sequence GTGTCCACGTTCAAGCATCACATCTTCGTCTGCGTCAATCAGCGGCCGAAAGAAGACCCTCGCGGCTGCTGCGCCAACCACGGCTCCGAACGGCTGCAGGCGTTCTTTAAAAAGGAAGTGGAGCGCCTGGGGCTGAAAGGCACGGTCCGGGCCAACAAGGCCGGTTGTCTCGACCACTGCGAATACGGTCCCAGCGTCGTGATTTACCCCGAGGGGGTGTGGTATTGGGTCGGTTCTGAAGCCGACGTGACGGAAATCATGGAGCGGCACATCATGAAGGGCGAAATCGTGGAACGCCTCCTGATGCCCGACCATGAACCGCCCCTAAAGAAAGGTTAA
- the ald gene encoding alanine dehydrogenase, with translation MIIGVPKEIKDHEYRVSVTPDAAQALLKAGHVVWVEASAGEGSGFSDDAYRRVGAQVTSSKEEVFQKADLIVKVKEPQLSECRFFRPGQVLFTYLHLASSPELTKALLDARVTAIAYETTEDRHGNLPMLKPMSEIAGRMAVQIGARYLERLQGGRGVLLAGVPGVAPANVVILGAGTVGSSAARIAVGMGAHVTVINLDLERLRYLDDLYQGRIITLAANQADIDRAVETADLAIGAVLVPGARAPKLVSRAVVSSMAPGSVVVDVAVDQGGCFETTRPTTHSDPVYVADGVLHYCVPNMPGIVPRTATLALTNATLPFIVRLASEGVERAIRSDPGLAKGVNLMGGKVTCKGVADAHSMTFEPLT, from the coding sequence ATGATCATCGGCGTTCCCAAAGAGATCAAGGACCATGAGTATCGCGTCAGTGTCACCCCCGACGCCGCCCAGGCGTTGCTGAAGGCCGGCCATGTGGTGTGGGTGGAAGCCTCTGCCGGCGAAGGCAGCGGGTTTTCGGACGATGCCTATCGACGAGTCGGGGCTCAGGTCACGTCGTCCAAAGAGGAAGTCTTTCAGAAGGCCGACCTGATCGTCAAAGTGAAAGAGCCCCAGTTGTCCGAATGCCGATTCTTCCGTCCGGGACAAGTGTTGTTCACCTACCTGCATTTGGCGTCCTCGCCGGAACTCACGAAGGCCTTGTTGGATGCGCGCGTCACAGCCATCGCCTATGAGACGACCGAGGACAGGCATGGGAACCTGCCGATGCTGAAACCCATGAGCGAGATCGCCGGGCGCATGGCGGTGCAGATCGGCGCCCGGTATCTCGAGCGGTTGCAGGGCGGGCGCGGGGTGCTGTTGGCGGGCGTGCCGGGAGTTGCGCCGGCCAACGTCGTGATTCTGGGGGCCGGCACGGTCGGGAGCTCGGCGGCCCGAATCGCGGTCGGGATGGGCGCTCATGTGACCGTCATCAATTTGGACCTGGAACGCTTGCGTTATCTGGATGATCTCTACCAGGGGCGCATCATCACCCTGGCCGCCAACCAGGCCGATATCGACCGTGCGGTGGAAACCGCCGATCTCGCCATCGGCGCCGTCCTGGTGCCGGGCGCCCGCGCTCCCAAGCTGGTGTCACGCGCGGTTGTTTCCAGCATGGCACCCGGCTCGGTCGTCGTCGATGTGGCGGTCGATCAAGGGGGCTGCTTCGAGACGACCCGACCGACGACCCATTCCGATCCGGTCTATGTCGCGGACGGTGTGCTGCACTATTGCGTGCCCAACATGCCGGGAATCGTGCCCCGGACGGCGACTTTGGCCTTGACCAACGCGACACTACCCTTTATAGTCCGCCTGGCTTCGGAGGGGGTTGAGCGCGCGATTCGCTCTGACCCTGGCCTGGCGAAGGGCGTGAATCTCATGGGCGGCAAGGTGACCTGCAAAGGCGTCGCCGATGCGCACAGCATGACGTTCGAGCCCTTGACCTGA
- a CDS encoding acylphosphatase, translated as MTEPRGKSLVRARILVSGRVQGVAYRAFTRQEAVRRNLLGGVRNLDDGRVEVEVEGEKESIADLIEALKEGPPLARVDDLQLTWSAASGQYKDFRIWH; from the coding sequence ATGACCGAACCGCGCGGTAAGTCGCTTGTCAGAGCCAGAATTCTCGTAAGCGGACGAGTGCAGGGAGTCGCCTACCGGGCGTTTACCCGTCAAGAGGCCGTTCGTCGAAACCTGTTGGGCGGCGTCAGGAATTTGGACGACGGGCGCGTCGAGGTCGAGGTTGAGGGCGAAAAAGAGTCGATCGCGGATCTCATCGAGGCGCTCAAGGAGGGCCCTCCGTTGGCGCGCGTCGACGACCTCCAGCTGACGTGGAGCGCGGCGTCGGGCCAGTACAAAGATTTTCGGATTTGGCATTGA